In the Clostridium sporogenes genome, one interval contains:
- the plsY gene encoding glycerol-3-phosphate 1-O-acyltransferase PlsY, whose product MIVIITSVISFLLGSIPTGYFITKKACGIDIRTKGSGNIGSTNVKRIVGTKISIITQIIDVLKGIIPVVLGIYLSKVVKLPVSTNTYLSIIAIAAILGHDYTPFLKFKGGKGVNTTLGVFIFIAPIPTLTGLAVYFILGLFIHIVSIRSIAIGITIPIMCIITKLPIQIIISTTIACILMIIRHKDNLVRLIRGEEK is encoded by the coding sequence ATGATTGTTATAATAACTAGTGTAATATCTTTTTTGTTAGGTTCAATACCAACAGGATATTTTATTACCAAGAAAGCATGTGGAATTGATATAAGAACAAAAGGTAGTGGAAATATAGGTTCAACAAATGTAAAAAGAATTGTAGGAACTAAAATATCTATAATTACTCAAATAATAGATGTTTTAAAAGGTATCATTCCTGTAGTATTAGGAATATATTTATCAAAGGTTGTTAAATTACCTGTTTCAACAAATACTTATCTTTCTATTATTGCAATAGCAGCAATTTTAGGACACGATTATACGCCATTTCTTAAGTTTAAGGGAGGAAAAGGTGTAAATACAACACTTGGCGTATTCATCTTTATTGCGCCTATTCCAACGTTAACAGGGCTTGCAGTTTATTTTATATTAGGGTTATTTATACATATAGTGTCTATTAGATCTATTGCAATAGGCATAACAATACCTATTATGTGTATAATCACAAAATTACCTATCCAAATAATAATTTCTACCACAATAGCTTGTATCTTAATGATAATTAGGCATAAAGATAATTTAGTAAGGCTTATACGAGGAGAAGAAAAATAA
- a CDS encoding GNAT family N-acetyltransferase, with protein MNYRLLERPELALLGEIDRKENVNEVYYFRDNKLEIVNEFYNIEGWNLKELHEYIDRLEDIYDRNGTIYGAFHNKTIVGLGALESNFIGRNNDQLKLDMLYISNNYRKKGIGKNIVNLLSKKAKELNAKSMYISATPFKNTVDFYFAMGAKLTNEINKDLYKLEPYDIHMILQL; from the coding sequence TTGAACTATAGATTACTTGAAAGACCAGAACTTGCACTATTAGGTGAAATTGATAGAAAAGAAAATGTAAATGAAGTTTATTATTTTAGAGATAACAAACTTGAAATAGTAAATGAATTTTATAATATTGAGGGCTGGAACTTGAAAGAACTTCATGAATATATTGATAGATTAGAAGACATATATGATAGAAATGGAACTATATATGGAGCCTTTCACAATAAAACAATTGTAGGTTTAGGGGCTTTAGAAAGTAATTTTATTGGAAGAAATAATGACCAACTTAAACTTGATATGTTATATATAAGTAATAATTATCGTAAAAAGGGTATAGGTAAAAATATAGTGAATTTGCTATCTAAAAAAGCAAAGGAATTAAATGCTAAAAGCATGTATATATCTGCTACACCCTTTAAAAATACAGTAGATTTTTATTTTGCTATGGGGGCAAAATTAACAAATGAGATAAATAAAGATTTATATAAGTTAGAACCATATGATATACACATGATCTTACAATTATAA
- a CDS encoding GNAT family N-acetyltransferase, with amino-acid sequence MRIETKHVIIRDFERKDAENLYRIIREKNIFRFMPDWAENGDSPESYWGYIDWHQTQKNSTDIYENKRYAIALPNADEMIGMVGMGLEDTLNEVEVAYFMSEKYQRKGYTKEAVNALVNWCFSVSDVKYLILTIDCANIPSCRLAEKCDFELFEKRTPIGHKQPNMESDSYFYYRKIRCI; translated from the coding sequence ATGAGAATAGAAACAAAGCATGTAATAATTCGAGATTTTGAGCGGAAAGACGCCGAAAATCTTTATAGGATTATTAGAGAAAAAAATATTTTTCGATTTATGCCTGATTGGGCAGAAAATGGTGATTCACCAGAATCATATTGGGGATATATTGATTGGCATCAAACACAAAAAAATTCAACAGATATTTATGAGAATAAAAGATATGCTATTGCATTACCTAATGCAGATGAAATGATTGGAATGGTTGGCATGGGACTTGAGGATACATTAAATGAAGTTGAAGTAGCCTATTTTATGTCAGAAAAATATCAGAGAAAAGGATATACAAAAGAAGCTGTGAATGCTTTGGTCAATTGGTGTTTTAGTGTATCAGATGTGAAGTATCTTATATTGACTATCGATTGTGCAAATATACCTTCTTGCCGTCTTGCGGAGAAATGTGACTTTGAATTATTTGAAAAAAGAACACCTATAGGACATAAGCAACCCAATATGGAAAGTGATAGTTACTTCTACTATAGAAAAATAAGATGTATTTAA
- a CDS encoding GNAT family N-acetyltransferase, translating into MEILEFRAPTEQYKNQAEAFKQEFFDCGERVINGSALLDQMTYDNWLVNTLNNSSPKTVRSDWVVANTFFVIRKTDNSIIGIIDIRHNINNDFLAAFGGHIGYSVRPSERRKGYATQMLKMALGFERRIGLEKVMLGCYSDNIASIKTIERCSGIRTEEKLYIDKKPMYVYWISL; encoded by the coding sequence ATGGAAATTCTTGAATTCAGAGCACCAACTGAGCAGTACAAAAATCAGGCTGAAGCATTTAAACAAGAATTTTTTGATTGTGGAGAAAGAGTTATTAATGGCAGTGCATTACTTGACCAAATGACATATGATAATTGGCTTGTCAACACATTAAACAACAGCTCTCCTAAAACTGTGAGAAGTGACTGGGTTGTTGCCAATACGTTTTTTGTAATACGAAAGACCGATAATAGTATTATAGGTATAATTGATATCAGGCATAACATCAACAATGATTTCCTTGCTGCATTCGGAGGACACATTGGTTATTCTGTCCGTCCTTCTGAGAGACGTAAAGGCTATGCTACACAAATGCTAAAAATGGCACTTGGATTTGAGAGGAGAATAGGACTAGAGAAAGTTATGCTTGGTTGCTACTCCGACAATATAGCCTCAATTAAAACCATTGAGCGATGTAGCGGAATAAGAACCGAGGAAAAATTATATATAGATAAAAAGCCAATGTATGTATATTGGATTTCATTGTAA
- a CDS encoding 50S ribosomal protein L7ae, whose protein sequence is MTFKKIIAFIAMTTIMISLLVGCSNNMDKIYNDNSKISNEYDTFGLDKSDETIESGMYKGKLKLSGSGTIWTYESSSDINLKVPYLLSVKSGKAKIVLISPDNTVVNLVENTDKATMKGTTSLTLPIKKGENRIKLVGYKKADINVELHIEKGTFEKISFD, encoded by the coding sequence ATGACTTTTAAAAAAATAATAGCATTTATTGCTATGACAACTATAATGATTAGTTTATTGGTTGGATGCAGTAATAATATGGACAAAATTTATAATGATAATAGTAAAATATCCAATGAATATGATACTTTTGGTTTAGATAAAAGTGATGAAACCATAGAATCTGGAATGTATAAAGGAAAGCTGAAATTAAGTGGAAGTGGAACTATTTGGACATATGAAAGTAGTTCTGATATTAATTTGAAAGTTCCATATCTCTTATCAGTAAAAAGCGGAAAGGCAAAAATCGTTTTAATATCTCCTGACAATACAGTCGTTAATCTTGTAGAAAATACAGATAAAGCTACTATGAAAGGAACCACATCATTAACTCTACCAATAAAAAAAGGTGAAAATCGTATAAAATTGGTAGGTTATAAAAAAGCAGATATTAATGTTGAATTACATATAGAAAAAGGTACATTTGAAAAAATAAGTTTTGATTAA
- a CDS encoding sugar O-acetyltransferase has product MNHKDRMLAGLPYKACLDGLPEERMENKKKIYEYNHCLPDEHEKIHKLIKDIIGKAGIDVHIEVPFYCDYGKNIEVGDNFFANYNCTILDVGKVVIGNNVQFAPNVSLYTAGHPIHPDSRNSGYEYGIDITIGDNVWLGGNVVVNPGVHIGNNVVIGSGSVVTKDIPDNMIAVGNPCKVIREITEEDRKYYYKNYEFDVDDYKE; this is encoded by the coding sequence ATGAATCATAAAGATAGGATGTTGGCAGGGCTTCCATACAAAGCGTGCTTAGATGGATTACCAGAAGAACGAATGGAGAATAAAAAGAAAATATATGAGTATAATCATTGTTTGCCAGATGAACATGAAAAAATTCATAAATTAATAAAAGATATTATTGGAAAAGCAGGTATAGATGTACATATCGAGGTACCATTTTATTGCGATTATGGAAAGAATATTGAAGTTGGAGATAACTTTTTTGCAAATTACAATTGCACAATCTTAGATGTTGGAAAAGTAGTCATAGGTAATAATGTACAATTTGCTCCGAATGTTTCTTTGTATACAGCAGGTCATCCAATACATCCTGACTCACGAAATTCTGGATATGAATATGGCATTGATATAACAATAGGAGATAATGTATGGCTTGGTGGAAATGTTGTTGTAAATCCTGGAGTTCATATTGGAAATAATGTTGTTATTGGTTCAGGAAGTGTTGTTACAAAAGACATTCCAGATAATATGATAGCAGTAGGAAATCCATGTAAAGTTATTCGTGAAATTACAGAAGAAGATCGTAAGTATTATTATAAAAATTATGAATTTGATGTTGATGATTATAAGGAATAG
- a CDS encoding YnfA family protein: MELLKSIFYFVLAGLFEIGGGYLIWLWLRDGKNIWYGLIGAIALIIYGVIPTLQPPSSNFGRVYAAYGGIFIVLSIIWGWKIDNVLPDKFDLIGGFIALIGVLIIMYYPRG; this comes from the coding sequence ATGGAGTTACTTAAATCTATATTTTATTTTGTATTAGCTGGATTATTTGAAATAGGTGGAGGATATCTTATATGGTTATGGTTAAGAGATGGTAAGAATATATGGTATGGCTTAATTGGAGCTATAGCTTTAATTATTTATGGAGTAATACCAACATTGCAACCACCGAGTTCTAATTTTGGACGAGTATATGCAGCATATGGTGGAATATTTATTGTTCTTTCAATTATATGGGGATGGAAAATAGATAATGTTCTCCCAGATAAATTTGATTTAATCGGAGGATTTATAGCACTTATTGGAGTTTTAATAATCATGTACTATCCAAGAGGGTAG
- a CDS encoding TfoX/Sxy family protein, producing the protein MGELSKLPNIGKEVEGQLNKIGIFTYNELKAIGTEQAWLKIQEIDASACIHRLLALEGAIQGVKKTALPQERKAYLKDFYNLHKFI; encoded by the coding sequence ATGGGAGAATTATCAAAACTACCTAATATAGGAAAAGAAGTTGAAGGGCAGTTAAATAAAATAGGTATATTTACTTATAATGAATTAAAAGCTATTGGCACAGAACAAGCATGGCTAAAAATACAAGAGATTGATGCTTCTGCATGTATTCATAGATTATTAGCATTGGAAGGAGCAATTCAAGGTGTTAAGAAAACAGCATTACCACAGGAACGAAAAGCATATCTAAAAGATTTTTATAATTTGCATAAATTTATTTAG
- a CDS encoding peptide MFS transporter, producing MSEKKQKHPIGLWLVNISIALQSYAAYAVVSILILFLTADVSKNGLGLSVPKAASIIGLYQGINYMGSLAGGYITDKWLGIQKSLILGCFLTACGYLALFFAKPNIGSVWLGLIILIIAGAFFKAQISSLVGELYDKNEFSKKDAAYSIFYMFINIGAFFGPIIAGLISDKWFAKVAADGEIAAYGYKYIFLMCTLIMIFIGIFIWIVSPKWLGEIGKYPVSKDKKTSTESVSTKSTEKVKAQPLTLLEKNRIKAMFVMFVFVIIFWSAWDQTATSFSLLANKLVNRTIGGFTMPVPWLTSINAIFCVVLSPIIANIWLKLGNSKKGDLSVPTKMGLGMILTGIAFLTLIIGISTLGGVLDGSKQMNILFIIVAYFLLTVGELCLSPIGMAMFNKLAPAKYGSLAMGAWYLSFFFSSIISGKLAGFTDTLGYTQIFSLISAIVIVFGIILILLRNGLLKLMSLDELDK from the coding sequence ATGTCTGAAAAAAAACAAAAACATCCTATTGGGTTATGGCTAGTAAATATCTCCATTGCATTACAAAGTTATGCAGCTTATGCAGTAGTCTCAATATTAATACTATTTTTAACAGCTGATGTTAGCAAAAATGGACTTGGTCTAAGTGTACCCAAAGCCGCTTCTATCATAGGTTTATATCAAGGTATAAACTATATGGGTTCCCTAGCTGGTGGATATATAACTGATAAATGGCTTGGTATTCAAAAATCACTAATATTAGGTTGTTTTCTAACTGCTTGTGGTTATTTAGCGCTATTTTTTGCCAAACCCAATATTGGTAGTGTCTGGTTAGGACTTATTATTCTAATTATTGCTGGTGCATTTTTCAAGGCACAAATTAGTAGCCTTGTAGGGGAACTTTATGACAAAAATGAATTTTCTAAAAAAGATGCTGCCTATAGCATATTTTATATGTTTATAAATATCGGTGCTTTTTTTGGACCTATAATTGCTGGTTTAATTTCTGATAAATGGTTCGCTAAAGTAGCAGCTGATGGTGAAATAGCAGCCTATGGTTATAAATACATTTTTCTTATGTGTACTTTGATAATGATATTTATAGGTATCTTTATTTGGATTGTATCTCCTAAATGGCTAGGTGAGATAGGAAAATACCCAGTTTCCAAAGATAAAAAAACTTCCACAGAATCCGTAAGCACAAAATCAACAGAAAAAGTTAAAGCACAACCTTTGACATTATTAGAAAAAAATCGTATTAAAGCAATGTTTGTCATGTTTGTATTTGTCATTATATTTTGGTCAGCATGGGATCAAACTGCTACATCCTTCTCTTTACTTGCAAATAAACTTGTAAACAGAACTATCGGTGGATTTACAATGCCTGTACCTTGGCTTACTTCTATTAATGCAATCTTTTGCGTAGTATTGTCACCAATAATTGCGAATATATGGCTAAAACTTGGAAATAGTAAAAAGGGTGACTTATCAGTTCCTACTAAAATGGGCCTTGGAATGATTTTAACAGGTATTGCTTTCTTAACCTTAATAATAGGTATATCAACATTAGGTGGTGTTTTAGACGGAAGTAAACAAATGAACATACTTTTCATCATTGTGGCTTACTTTTTATTAACAGTAGGAGAGCTTTGCCTATCTCCAATTGGAATGGCAATGTTCAATAAATTAGCTCCTGCAAAATACGGCTCCCTAGCAATGGGTGCATGGTACTTAAGTTTCTTCTTTTCAAGTATAATTTCAGGAAAACTTGCAGGATTTACAGATACTCTAGGATATACCCAAATATTCAGCTTAATATCTGCAATTGTAATAGTATTTGGTATAATTCTAATTTTATTACGAAATGGATTATTAAAACTAATGTCTCTAGATGAATTAGATAAATAA
- a CDS encoding CPBP family intramembrane metalloprotease, with translation MEHEISIKNIDTKKRNGFEVTIFLLITFGMSILFGFLIYLNIYNNAFVIALFMMLVPATGVAFAKELNQKNENPTHVLHYLLIGNFCLFLCMIILRIFGIASDDAINALIGLVTPLISIMVLFYTWYKCPLLDPFTNIKKVVIPILIFLFIITIGLIVMSKGDNISYADLIRDIFLIIPNLISQSVLFFGEEYGWREFLQPLLQKKFGKRIGVILLGIIWQLWHIPFYFPDINWNIKMLLLRFCYLIALSIFMGYIYMRSYNVWMCVLVHIINNTIFGHLSDNNSKVYLVLLVLSFILSLFIFSKEYNQN, from the coding sequence ATGGAACACGAAATAAGCATAAAAAATATAGATACTAAAAAAAGAAATGGTTTCGAGGTTACAATATTTTTACTTATTACCTTCGGTATGTCTATACTATTTGGATTTCTTATATATTTAAATATATATAACAATGCATTTGTAATAGCATTATTCATGATGTTAGTACCTGCAACTGGTGTTGCTTTTGCAAAAGAGTTAAATCAAAAAAATGAAAATCCAACTCATGTTTTACATTATTTATTAATAGGAAACTTTTGTTTATTTTTATGTATGATTATTTTAAGGATATTTGGAATAGCTAGTGATGATGCAATAAATGCATTAATAGGTCTTGTAACTCCCCTTATCAGCATTATGGTTTTATTTTATACATGGTATAAATGTCCTCTCTTAGATCCCTTTACTAATATTAAAAAAGTAGTTATTCCTATTTTAATATTTTTATTTATTATCACCATAGGCTTAATTGTAATGTCAAAGGGAGACAATATAAGCTATGCCGATCTAATTAGGGATATTTTTTTAATTATTCCTAATCTTATTTCACAAAGTGTATTATTTTTTGGAGAAGAATACGGTTGGAGAGAATTTTTACAACCATTATTACAAAAAAAATTTGGAAAACGAATTGGTGTTATTTTATTAGGGATTATTTGGCAATTATGGCATATACCATTTTATTTCCCTGACATCAATTGGAATATAAAAATGTTGTTATTAAGATTTTGTTATTTAATAGCTCTCTCTATTTTTATGGGTTATATATATATGAGATCATACAATGTATGGATGTGTGTACTAGTTCATATTATTAATAATACTATTTTCGGACACCTCTCAGATAATAATTCTAAAGTTTACTTAGTTTTATTAGTTCTATCATTTATTTTATCATTATTTATTTTTTCTAAGGAATATAATCAAAATTGA
- a CDS encoding class I SAM-dependent methyltransferase, producing the protein MSEHSVEDSLKAWESNAEFWDNCMGDESNQFHREVIRPKVSELLDIKENDFILDISCGNGNYSAYIAEKGAEVVAFDYSPKMITLAEKRQYKYNDKIEFHVIDATNKEELLSLKKEKPYSKAVSNMALMDISDISNLFQCVNCLLKEDGIFVFATQHPCFVTLTEKYLTANSYTGEAILGQPLLQCYYHRSLQDIFNLCFQSGFVIDGFYEESFGVKEKPDVIIVRARKCNG; encoded by the coding sequence ATGAGTGAACATTCAGTTGAAGATAGTTTAAAGGCTTGGGAATCTAATGCTGAGTTTTGGGATAATTGTATGGGTGATGAGTCAAATCAATTTCACAGAGAAGTTATAAGACCAAAAGTAAGTGAATTGCTTGATATCAAAGAAAATGATTTTATACTTGATATTTCCTGTGGAAATGGAAATTATTCTGCCTATATTGCAGAAAAAGGAGCAGAGGTTGTTGCTTTTGATTACAGCCCTAAAATGATTACATTGGCAGAAAAAAGACAATATAAGTATAATGATAAAATTGAGTTTCATGTTATAGATGCAACAAATAAAGAGGAACTTCTCTCGCTTAAAAAGGAAAAACCATATAGCAAAGCGGTATCTAATATGGCTCTTATGGATATTTCAGATATATCTAACTTGTTTCAATGTGTAAATTGTCTTCTTAAAGAAGATGGAATATTTGTATTTGCTACACAACACCCTTGTTTTGTGACTTTGACAGAAAAATATTTGACTGCTAATAGTTATACTGGTGAGGCTATTTTAGGTCAGCCACTGTTACAATGCTACTATCATCGTTCATTACAAGACATATTTAACCTATGTTTTCAAAGTGGTTTTGTAATTGATGGCTTTTATGAGGAATCCTTTGGAGTTAAAGAAAAACCAGATGTAATAATTGTTCGTGCAAGGAAATGCAATGGATAA
- a CDS encoding flavin reductase family protein, whose amino-acid sequence MKKIKLPNRPVGPFPTILVGADVNGKPNYVTVGACGVVSLKPVLYVSLKDSHYTTLGIKENGYFSVNIPSADLVQKTDYCGMVSGHKTDKSNLFTSFYDKLGKAPMAEECTMNFLCKVIQTIPVFDFQMFLGEIEAVYINEECMTNNQPDPLKINPLMMMGSNYYDLGKDVGTLFKSGLEIFPK is encoded by the coding sequence TTGAAAAAGATTAAATTACCAAACAGACCTGTTGGCCCCTTTCCTACTATACTTGTAGGAGCAGACGTGAATGGAAAGCCTAATTATGTTACTGTAGGTGCATGCGGAGTAGTAAGCCTTAAACCAGTGCTATATGTATCTCTTAAAGATAGTCACTACACAACTTTAGGTATTAAAGAAAATGGTTACTTCAGTGTGAACATACCTTCTGCGGACTTGGTTCAAAAGACCGATTATTGTGGTATGGTATCAGGGCATAAAACAGACAAGTCTAATTTATTTACATCCTTTTATGATAAACTTGGAAAAGCACCAATGGCTGAAGAATGCACGATGAATTTTCTATGTAAAGTTATTCAAACTATTCCTGTCTTTGATTTTCAAATGTTTTTAGGAGAAATAGAGGCTGTATACATTAATGAAGAATGTATGACAAATAATCAGCCTGACCCATTAAAAATTAACCCACTAATGATGATGGGGTCAAATTATTATGATTTAGGCAAAGATGTAGGTACTTTATTTAAATCAGGTCTAGAAATATTCCCTAAATAA
- a CDS encoding pentapeptide repeat-containing protein, which yields MRKLSQEEFKKILENRNPKERLVLKEIELFDMDFTSWNLSNIDFSLSAFHQVKFDEANLEHSSVLNALFDECTVRKTNFRHANLECAMLRYVDMTGCNIKGANLYAAVLEYAKLDGIIFDEDTKWFHLHCPEKGAFLAYKKCFNDRLVQLLVPADAKRTSATLPSCRCNKAKVLTIKSFDYKESYMEAWSLVDENFVYRVGEWVEVKDFNEDRWMDSTTGIHFWMTREEAKNY from the coding sequence ATGCGTAAATTATCCCAAGAGGAATTTAAGAAGATATTAGAGAATAGGAACCCAAAAGAAAGACTTGTTTTAAAAGAGATAGAACTTTTTGATATGGATTTTACAAGTTGGAATTTATCTAATATTGATTTTTCTTTGAGTGCATTCCATCAAGTTAAGTTTGATGAGGCAAATCTAGAGCATAGTAGTGTTTTAAATGCATTATTTGATGAATGTACTGTACGTAAGACGAATTTTAGACATGCAAATTTAGAATGTGCAATGCTTCGATATGTGGATATGACTGGCTGTAACATTAAAGGTGCAAATTTATATGCTGCAGTGTTAGAGTATGCTAAATTGGATGGTATTATTTTCGATGAAGATACAAAATGGTTTCATTTACATTGTCCAGAGAAAGGAGCATTTCTTGCATATAAGAAGTGTTTTAATGATCGTTTAGTACAGCTTCTAGTACCAGCAGATGCAAAGCGCACTTCGGCAACTTTACCTTCTTGTCGCTGTAATAAAGCCAAAGTTCTTACAATCAAAAGTTTCGACTATAAAGAAAGTTATATGGAAGCTTGGTCTTTAGTAGATGAGAACTTTGTTTATCGTGTAGGTGAATGGGTAGAAGTAAAAGATTTTAATGAAGATCGATGGATGGACTCTACTACGGGGATTCATTTTTGGATGACAAGAGAAGAAGCCAAGAACTATTAA
- a CDS encoding CPBP family intramembrane metalloprotease — protein MTDKKIIVQFTMLTFCIAYLVSGVLIALGKFGYSVYNWVHSLQQFGMNIPFAIYILSPAIASYMVLKKNNKIADFKEWLKTVFYAPNNIFPYLFVVAGLALYFLIHIAVSGYTERVLPFYTFFLSLPGGLIIGGLEEAGWMYILQPELDKKYGFVLSSIVVGIIWMFWHIPLFFIPGTNHGEALINFWMFAVQLIAFRFFNGAIYKISGKGCVFMCVLFHTMFNGVSPIFGTMTMNWAGTIVANAVIILVSIITVVIYDKKNSRIV, from the coding sequence ATGACAGATAAAAAAATTATAGTACAATTTACAATGCTGACATTTTGCATAGCCTATCTTGTGTCAGGTGTTTTGATTGCTCTTGGGAAATTCGGATATTCGGTTTACAATTGGGTTCACTCCTTACAGCAATTCGGGATGAATATTCCTTTTGCAATCTATATTTTGTCACCCGCTATTGCTTCATATATGGTTCTGAAGAAGAATAACAAAATAGCAGATTTTAAGGAATGGTTGAAAACTGTTTTCTACGCTCCAAATAACATATTTCCCTATTTGTTTGTCGTTGCAGGACTTGCACTGTATTTTTTGATACATATTGCAGTTTCAGGATACACGGAAAGGGTGCTTCCATTTTATACGTTCTTCCTTTCTCTACCTGGTGGCCTTATTATCGGTGGATTGGAGGAAGCCGGTTGGATGTATATATTGCAGCCTGAGCTTGACAAAAAATATGGATTTGTTTTATCTTCTATTGTTGTTGGAATTATTTGGATGTTTTGGCACATACCTCTCTTTTTCATTCCAGGAACTAATCATGGAGAGGCACTCATAAACTTTTGGATGTTTGCAGTTCAACTCATAGCGTTTCGGTTTTTTAACGGGGCAATCTACAAAATATCAGGAAAAGGCTGTGTATTTATGTGCGTATTATTCCATACTATGTTTAATGGGGTATCTCCAATCTTTGGCACCATGACTATGAATTGGGCGGGAACTATTGTTGCAAATGCTGTGATTATTCTTGTTTCAATTATAACTGTTGTGATATACGACAAAAAGAATAGTCGGATAGTATAA
- a CDS encoding DUF3788 domain-containing protein, translated as MLDKVPTSEDLIALMGKPLFEVWTALCDMIEEKYDMEHLWNNEGKAWEYEYKYRRGGKTLCALYAKENCLGFMVILGKYERTKFETDKQNYSIELQKIYDETKTYHDGKWMMFELIDTSLFADIEKLLLIKRRPNKK; from the coding sequence ATGTTGGATAAAGTACCCACAAGTGAGGATTTAATTGCTCTAATGGGAAAACCATTATTTGAAGTTTGGACAGCATTATGCGACATGATTGAAGAAAAATATGACATGGAACATTTATGGAACAATGAAGGTAAAGCATGGGAATATGAGTACAAATATCGCAGAGGTGGAAAAACACTTTGTGCATTATATGCGAAAGAAAATTGCTTAGGATTCATGGTTATTTTGGGAAAATATGAACGGACAAAATTTGAAACAGATAAACAAAATTATTCCATTGAATTACAAAAAATCTATGATGAGACCAAGACCTATCATGACGGAAAATGGATGATGTTTGAATTAATAGATACTTCTTTATTTGCAGATATAGAAAAATTGTTGCTTATCAAAAGAAGACCTAATAAAAAGTGA
- a CDS encoding metallopeptidase, family M24: MGIHEAPTGFRWQYRPKEIHRFEEGIVITDEPEIYIAGLHEIRIENELIVCKSENNG, translated from the coding sequence ATAGGCATCCATGAAGCACCAACTGGATTTAGGTGGCAATACCGTCCAAAGGAAATTCATCGCTTTGAAGAAGGTATAGTTATTACCGATGAACCAGAAATTTATATAGCAGGCTTACATGAAATACGTATTGAAAATGAACTCATTGTATGCAAAAGTGAAAATAATGGTTAA
- a CDS encoding SMI1/KNR4 family protein, whose translation MFDDNILKNLWNDCDYSYKEYMSDYPTDEIIKKVEQKILYKLPESYIELMRIHNGGLLKKDAIRTETPTSWVEDHIGITGLFSIALDKSCSLCGEFGSRFWIEEWEYPDIGVAIADCPSAGHDMIFLDYRECGPKGEPSVVHIDQEYDYAITKLADNFKEFICNLISEEEFDLEDE comes from the coding sequence ATGTTTGATGATAATATATTGAAAAACCTTTGGAATGATTGTGATTATTCATATAAAGAATATATGTCTGACTATCCTACAGATGAAATAATAAAAAAGGTAGAGCAGAAGATATTGTATAAATTGCCTGAATCATATATAGAGTTAATGCGAATTCATAATGGAGGACTTCTCAAGAAAGATGCTATTCGTACAGAAACTCCTACAAGCTGGGTAGAAGACCATATAGGCATAACAGGATTATTTAGTATTGCTCTAGATAAATCATGTTCATTGTGTGGAGAATTTGGAAGTAGATTTTGGATTGAAGAGTGGGAATATCCTGATATTGGGGTTGCAATAGCTGATTGTCCATCAGCTGGGCATGATATGATATTTTTAGATTATAGGGAATGCGGACCTAAAGGAGAACCGAGTGTTGTACATATTGATCAGGAATATGATTATGCAATAACTAAATTAGCAGATAATTTTAAAGAGTTTATTTGTAATCTAATTAGTGAAGAGGAATTTGATTTAGAGGATGAATAA